In one window of Danaus plexippus chromosome 7, MEX_DaPlex, whole genome shotgun sequence DNA:
- the LOC116770992 gene encoding uncharacterized protein LOC116770992 → MDDEKLIKIVRNYEFLYNLKHPKYMDNVKKDIAWKEIGEQLKQSAVACKKRWQCLRDSYRRALNKKKGKTGEAAKNIKQWKYEEEMSFVTPFFVERKAQDYVDVKSDDELSDIFEENSASINIKDKETNVSDTRDTRVADEDSGKLYKQNKNTNKKGVKRIAFRRKPFPTAVLIAKLLNNQNKLASQRGHDELDRFFLNISDTVKKFSTYEQALAKQRIFSLVSEMELEQLASTSSTSCVFKTSPQWTITNTIEAASPQDQNI, encoded by the exons ATGGACgacgaaaaattaataaaaattgttcgCAATTAcgaatttctatataatttaaaacatccgAAATATATGGATAACGTCAAGAAAGACATTGCGTGGAAGGAAATTGGGGAACAACTAAAACAATCCG CTGTTGCATGTAAAAAAAGGTGGCAGTGCCTTCGAGATTCATACAGGAGGgctttaaacaaaaagaaagGTAAAACCGGTGAAgcagcaaaaaatataaagcaatgGAAATATGAAGAGGAGATGTCATTCGTTACACCATTTTTCGTAGAAAGAAAAGCTCAAGATTACGTCGACGTAAAAAGTGATGATGAATTGTCAGATATATTCGAGGAAAACAGTGCTTCCATAAACATTAAAGACAAAGAAACCAATGTTAGTGATACTAGAGATACTAGAGTAGCAGACGAAGATTctggaaaattatataaacaaaataaaaatacgaacaAGAAGGGAGTTAAGCGAATAGCATTTAGGAGGAAGCCATTCCCTACAGCTGTGTTGATAGCAAAATTACTTAACAACCAAAACAAATTGGCATCACAGCGAGGACATGACGAATTAGATAGATTTTTCTTGAACATCTCTGATACtgttaaaaagttttcaacTTACGAGCAAGCTCTGGCAAAGCAAAGGATATTTTCTCTCGTGTCAGAAATGGAACTAGAACAGCTCGCATCGACAAGCTCGACTTCATGCGTGTTTAAAACATCACCGCAGTGGACAATCACCAATACAATAGAAGCGGCGAGTCCACAAGatcagaatatataa
- the LOC116770708 gene encoding uncharacterized protein LOC116770708, giving the protein MKILSKWRWCEVETMCGRSLKEGVMFVGLSSLLISIVLLFSSVRFLWTNTQPMMAVNLIFSLMASCLSLYQIVISILLVWQTRQIKGNIFLCSLWYVSHLSLLTIYCLLFISKIVVYCQYQDYSAAALTIAIGIIYEVTFTYFAIVVNSYLHSLNQERYL; this is encoded by the exons atgaagATTTTATCAAAGTGGCGCTGGTGCGAAGTAGAAACGATGTGCGGTCGTAGCCTAAAAGAAGGTGTCATGTTCGTGGGGCTGTCTTCTTTG ttAATTTCCATAGTACTATTATTTTCCTCTGTGAGATTTCTCTGGACTAACACACAACCCATGATGGCAGTCAACTTGATTTTCAGTCTAATGGCATCCTGTCTCTCCCTATACCAGATTGTAATATCAATACTACTCGTTTGGCAAACAAGACag ATCAAAGGCAATATATTTCTGTGCTCTCTGTGGTACGTATCTCACTTATCATTGCTGACGATATACTGCTTGCTATTCATTTCCAAGATCGTCGTCTACTGCCAATATCAAGATTACTCTGCAGCCGCACTCACTATAGCTATTGGTATCATTTACGAAG TAACATTCACATACTTTGCGATCGTCGTCAACAGTTACCTACACTCACTGAATCAGGAGAGATATCTTTAA
- the LOC116770707 gene encoding uncharacterized protein LOC116770707 → MKSLSKWRCCEVETMCGRSLKEGVMFVGLSSLLISVVLLVSSVGFLLSITRSDSLYNTQPMVAVNFIFTLVASCLSLYQIVISVLLVWQARQIKSNIFLCSLWYVSHLSLLTIYCLLFSSKIVVYCLKKHYFAAAITIAIGIFYEVTFIYFAIVVNSYLHSLNQERYL, encoded by the exons atgaagAGTTTATCAAAGTGGCGGTGCTGCGAAGTAGAAACGATGTGCGGTCGTAGCCTAAAAGAAGGTGTCATGTTCGTGGGGCTGTCTTCTTTG TTAATATCCGTTGTACTATTAGTTTCCTCTGTTGGATTTCTGTTGAGTATCACAAGATCTGATAGCTTGTATAACACACAACCCATGGTCGCTGTCAACTTTATTTTCACTCTAGTGGCATCCTGTCTCTCCCTATATCAGATTGTAATATCGGTACTGCTCGTTTGGCAAGCAAGAcag ATCAAAAGCAATATATTTCTGTGCTCTCTGTGGTACGTATCTCACTTATCATTGCTGACGATATACTGCTTGCTGTTCAGTTCCAAGATCGTCGTCTACTGCCTCAAGAAACATTACTTCGCAGCCGCAATCACTATAGCTATTGGTATCTTTTACGAAG ttacatttatatactttgCGATCGTCGTCAACAGTTACCTACACTCACTGAATCAGGAGAGATATCTTTAA